In the genome of Pseudomonas fluorescens, the window ATAGCTTCAAACGAGACTTCAATACTTCCTTCGTTAACATCAACATTTAAGATTTTGATTCCAAGCGTTTCAGCAGCCTTCGGCGTAGGTAAATGCCCCTCCTGCACCTTCCAGAAAAATGCCTTACTGTCCATTGCGGATTCTCCGAATCTAAATCGTTAAGAGGTAAAGCGTTGAGCCATAAAAGAAACAAGTTCCATTCTATTGCTTGCAGACAGCTTTTCCGATGCGTTGTACAGATGATTTCTAACTGTATTTGAACTAATCCCAAGGATGAGCGCTATGTCTGCGTTAGTTTTACCTTGACTTACCCAGTAGACAACCTCCTCTTCTCGCCCGGTCAGGGCCGCCAACTCCTTACCGTCCACCAGATGAAATTCACGCTCAATGGTTTGAGGGAGTTCATGTAATGCAGAATGAGTAAGTGCAGCACTAGCAATGAGAAAGTCCACGACTTTATCATCACTTCCAGAGATATAGTTGTAAAATCCAAACGCTGAGATTGTTCCGGCTTCTTTATCAAAAAAGCCATGAATAGCCATATTCCTGTACCCATGCGCAACAAAATTCTCTTCCCATGCTGAACTTGGCTTTACAGGTGCTTTTACTAGCAATGGCCTACCCGAAGCAAACCAAGACGACAGCGGAGGGCTTTGCACGCCTCCTGCAGTCGTTCTGATACCTCTTCGGTATGATAGGGGCAGATTATGGGTAATTTCGCGATCCAGCGACACACCGAGAGCATGGATCACACCATATCCGAAAAAAGACGCTTCGTATCTAACGGTTTGATTGGTGAGTCGTTGAAAAAACCGGAGAAAGTCCCAGCAACTACGCCCCCTTCCTCGAGTCGCCCCAAATGGTGGAGGCGAACAATCTAATACGCATATCGCGTGATCAAGTACACTTCCAGGCAATGGATGCGTCATACATTAGACTCTTTTTTGTTTTGATTACGACACTTAATAAACGACCTAATTAGAGCGACAAACCCAAGATAACACCCCAACATGACACGTCAAAAAAAACTTGTAACAAATTAATCCTTTCAGCTTGAACAATAATTTGCCAGCCGGAATTCGCCGACCAAGCTTTCTTGCCCTGCCGCACCGAGAACTTTAGCTCGAAATAGCGAGAAGAGGTACGCGGGATGGGGGCTACTCGTAGACAGACGTGGATAACAGACCTCCATCTCTGGATCACTGGTACATTTTTCCTATTTTAGTGCTGACAAGAGCGCGATTACCGTCGGACTCCAATCGCAAGGAGAGTCAACATGCACAAGTTTGATTTCATCGTAGAGAAGACGAAGAACGAATATAAACAGTTCGTTGAAACCAACCCACTGTTGAAAGTTGTAACGAGTGGCGGCATGACCGAAACCCATTACGCAGCCTACCTTCGCGAGACATATCACTTGGTACGCCATACATCACGAATGCTGGCCTTGGGCGGAGCGCGTCTGAGCGATGATCGTCGGGAGCTTCGCAACTGGTTTTTTGAACAGATCCTAGAGGAAAATGGCCACGACCTCTTCTGTATCAAGGATCTAAAAAATATTGGCCTTCATTCAGATTACTTTCTCGATTCCCAGCCTTCCGCAGGCGCTTGGGGCTTGATTACGCAGAACTATTACATGGCAACATATGGCAATCCCATTGGCATCCTTGGAGTCGCCACGGCAACCGAAGGGCTAGGAGCCGATTTCGGCACTATGTTCGCGAATGTCATGATGGAGCAGTACGGGATACCAAGTAACGCGGTGACTTTTTTGCGCAGTCATGGAGGATTCGATGCGAAACATCTACAGGAGGCAGTCGAGGCGATCGAGCTCATTCATGATGATGAAGTGGATTACGTAGTGCACGCACGCCGCATGACGTTCCGTCTCTACGGCCAGTTATTCAATGACGTATTGACGGCGGATGCAGTTGACCGACCAACTCTAAACTCTGCATTGAAGTAGTGCTCAGATTGGAGAAATAGCATGAAAGATCTTTATGACCTGCAAAATTACTCGATTTGGGAAATTGATCGATCAGATCATACCTTAATGTATCAGTACGAAGAGATAATCAGGCAGTCCTACGAGTCGCTCGGCTTTTTCAAACCATCAATTCTGCCTGGACCAAATACTCGGTGCTTCGGCCTTTTCTTTGACAACAAGATGGAGGGGACGCTTGGTTTATGCGAGAGCTTTTACTCCGAGGCAAATCCTTATTTTCGGTATCTGCCCGATATCGGACACAGGCCAAGGCTTCTTGAAGCAACCAATGTAGTCTTAACGCCAAACTTCCGCGGCAATATTGCAATTGGCATTCTACTCCGAGACGCTGCAACGCGAGCGATCAATGACAATTTCGACTTCATAGTCGGGATTACTCGATATCAAACACTTAGATACTTTGTCGATTTTGGCTTGGTTCCAATTGATCATCCCCCGCTCCATATGATGGGGTGCGATGACATCGACGACTGGATCATGTACTACCGAACAAGTGAGAGTTCGGCTGCATTCTACCTAAAGGAGCGTGCCAATCGATATTTTCACCAACAAAAGACGATGAGAGCGATTCGTCAGCGGCGAAAGAAAGTCGAGCTTTTGCAAACCGCGTTACAGCAGAGAAGCTAGTCACATGAATTCATTTGAAGACCAGTTCGCCACATATCGTCAACAACACTTGGGTTTTGTTGACAGACTGATCTATCAGGAAAAGCCGGAGATTCTTGACTTATTCCCTGAAAGTGAATCAGCGGCCGAGGTTGTCAGAGATTTGGAAGCGTTTGCAAATGCATCTGGGCTCCAGCGGAAACTCACCAGTCTCGTCCTAAAAAATTTACGAGCGCAAGTAGGTGGCAGCACATCGGTAATTGAGGTTTGCGGAGGAAGTTGCTGGTTACTCAGAAATATAACATCACAAGTCAACCAAGGTGAATTTTACATTCATGCCGTAGGTAGTGATATTTCAGAGCGCCACATAGAGACGAATAAAACAGAATTCGGACATATGAATATTGAATGGCTTATTGCAGATGCAACTGACCTTACCTTCTCGGACCTAAAATTTGATGTCGCACTGAACTGCCAGGCACTGCACCACTTTCCAGCGAGCACAGTCATAAGACTACTTCAGGAGCTTAAGAGAATTTCCAAGAAGGTAATAATCTTTGATCTACGACGAACTTTTTATGGACCTACCTTGGTACAATTTCTCTCACCCTTCTACTCCAGAAACTTCATCAGTGATGGAATAGCATCGCACAGACGGGCCTATAGTATCCAAGAAATGAAATTTATTATTAATATTGCTGATTTACCTTATAAGGTCACCCCCTTTACCCCGGTGGGTATGCTTGTGGAGTCAATTTAATGATTCGTGATTTAGCATATTGCCTTGCCTTGCTCCACCCCTTGTCTGTCGGGTTAGGTTTATGGAACGGAGGCAATTGGGTCTATACCACTATAGTTCTTGGCGTTGTAATTTATCCTGTTGTCGAAGTATTAGGCAGACCACTCATCGCATCAAATAATGGCTCCAATTTAGCGAAAATTCCAGAGTTAATTGCTCGAGTCACCTTTGTAGCCGTCATTACCACAGTAGCCGCCACGATAATTATCATTCCAGACGGGAAGTTTACGACACTCGAAAAAATCGCACTAATCTACGCATGCGGATTGACAACAGGGATCGTCGGAGTTGTTCTAGCTCATGAAATGTTTCATAGACGAGCTCCTATGCATAGGCATTTAGGTTCAATACTCATGTTTCTAACGAGCTACCCTCACTTCAAATTGCAGCATTTGTACAGCCATCATCCAAACGTAGCAACAGAGCGTGACCACTCAACAGCGCAATATGGCCAATCTCTATATAATTTTTACACTCAATCAATTTTTTTAGGTGGTTTATCTATGTGGAAAAGAGAATGCGCCCGTTCTGCAATACTCTCAAGCCATAAGTATCATCCGATCCACAACCGCGCCATGACTCTATGGATTATTCAGAGCCTTATTTACATAGCCGTATTTATTCTTCTTGGGCCAATTGCGCTTGCTGCATTTATAGCTCAGGGCGTCATTGCTATATTTATACTTGAAACAGTGAATTACATTCAGCACTACGGCCTAAATCGAGAAGACAATTGCAAGCCAGACTACTCAAGCTCCTGGGACAATTATTCACTGACCAACTATGCATTATTTAACTTGGGACATCATTCAGATCACCATATTCATCCTACCAAGCCCTTCCATGACTTGAAGCAACAACCCACAGCACTTGTTATGCCTTATGGATACTTCACCATGGCAATGGTTGCACTTTTTCCACCACTATGGAGACGAGTGATGGATAAACGCTCACCTCACCTTACAATCGAAAAACAACATTGAGGTAATCATGGATTCACTCTCGAAAATCCCTAACAAAGACGGTGACGGTTACGAACTGTTCCCCCAACTATTTCCCTATGAAAGCTTTGAACAAACGGTTGGCCCTCTATTACACAAGAACGAGGCAAACGTTTGGTCATTCAAGTTTCAAATAGATTCCAAACATTTGAATTCGCTGGAGCGTCTGCATGGAGGAATGATAATGACTTTTCTCGATCATACTCTGGGTGGCACCGCTTTTCACGCAATTGGCAACAAACCATGCATCACAGTTAGTTTACACACCGATTTTGTTGCTGGGGCAAAAGTTGGCGACTGGGTAGTCGGGACCGCTAGAGTCAATAAGATTACCGGCAATTTGGTTTTCGTCTCCGGTGAACTTCGAGCAAGTGACAATCTCATTGCCACAGCAAGTGGCGTCTGGCGCTCGACAGAGTTCGGTGCAATCTAGGTCTAGATATATAAAGTAGATGCTCTGCTTACACAACTAGCACAAATGCGTTTCAGACGCAGGCATATCTTACCGCGATACAAAAGCAAGGACCCCGAGCGATGTCGGGGTCCTTTTTTATCCATTTCTGTGTTTTAACACAAAATTAAGTAAACTTTTCCAGTTATCAGTAAGCCTTACCCGTCTTGTAGAAGTTCTCGAAGCAGAAGTTGGTCGCGTCGATGTAGCCTTCAGCGCCACCGCAGTCGAAACGCTTGCCCTTGAACTTGTAGGCAATCACGCAACCGTCCTGCGCCTGTTTCATCAGGGCGTCAGTGATCTGGATCTCGCCACCTTTGCCTGGGTCGGTTTGTTCGATCAGGCTGAAGATGTCCGGCGTCATGATGTAACGACCGATGATCGCCAGGTTCGACGGGGCATCTTCCGGCTTTGGCTTCTCGACCATGTTGCGCACGCGGTA includes:
- a CDS encoding LuxR C-terminal-related transcriptional regulator, yielding MTHPLPGSVLDHAICVLDCSPPPFGATRGRGRSCWDFLRFFQRLTNQTVRYEASFFGYGVIHALGVSLDREITHNLPLSYRRGIRTTAGGVQSPPLSSWFASGRPLLVKAPVKPSSAWEENFVAHGYRNMAIHGFFDKEAGTISAFGFYNYISGSDDKVVDFLIASAALTHSALHELPQTIEREFHLVDGKELAALTGREEEVVYWVSQGKTNADIALILGISSNTVRNHLYNASEKLSASNRMELVSFMAQRFTS
- a CDS encoding iron-containing redox enzyme family protein: MHKFDFIVEKTKNEYKQFVETNPLLKVVTSGGMTETHYAAYLRETYHLVRHTSRMLALGGARLSDDRRELRNWFFEQILEENGHDLFCIKDLKNIGLHSDYFLDSQPSAGAWGLITQNYYMATYGNPIGILGVATATEGLGADFGTMFANVMMEQYGIPSNAVTFLRSHGGFDAKHLQEAVEAIELIHDDEVDYVVHARRMTFRLYGQLFNDVLTADAVDRPTLNSALK
- a CDS encoding class I SAM-dependent methyltransferase; this encodes MNSFEDQFATYRQQHLGFVDRLIYQEKPEILDLFPESESAAEVVRDLEAFANASGLQRKLTSLVLKNLRAQVGGSTSVIEVCGGSCWLLRNITSQVNQGEFYIHAVGSDISERHIETNKTEFGHMNIEWLIADATDLTFSDLKFDVALNCQALHHFPASTVIRLLQELKRISKKVIIFDLRRTFYGPTLVQFLSPFYSRNFISDGIASHRRAYSIQEMKFIINIADLPYKVTPFTPVGMLVESI
- a CDS encoding alkane 1-monooxygenase; this translates as MIRDLAYCLALLHPLSVGLGLWNGGNWVYTTIVLGVVIYPVVEVLGRPLIASNNGSNLAKIPELIARVTFVAVITTVAATIIIIPDGKFTTLEKIALIYACGLTTGIVGVVLAHEMFHRRAPMHRHLGSILMFLTSYPHFKLQHLYSHHPNVATERDHSTAQYGQSLYNFYTQSIFLGGLSMWKRECARSAILSSHKYHPIHNRAMTLWIIQSLIYIAVFILLGPIALAAFIAQGVIAIFILETVNYIQHYGLNREDNCKPDYSSSWDNYSLTNYALFNLGHHSDHHIHPTKPFHDLKQQPTALVMPYGYFTMAMVALFPPLWRRVMDKRSPHLTIEKQH
- a CDS encoding PaaI family thioesterase; its protein translation is MDSLSKIPNKDGDGYELFPQLFPYESFEQTVGPLLHKNEANVWSFKFQIDSKHLNSLERLHGGMIMTFLDHTLGGTAFHAIGNKPCITVSLHTDFVAGAKVGDWVVGTARVNKITGNLVFVSGELRASDNLIATASGVWRSTEFGAI